One part of the Amaranthus tricolor cultivar Red isolate AtriRed21 chromosome 16, ASM2621246v1, whole genome shotgun sequence genome encodes these proteins:
- the LOC130803095 gene encoding uncharacterized protein LOC130803095 isoform X2 produces the protein MFVRAAFRACPSLAMTRCCTVQSYVATYYSCTSICGYDGHTKGSLLHFVKDRRACKMTALQPNFFLCDCSLNSFKEFDESKSCIRSSSILGFACHLLPSTSSYRISSKAAKLDFLEFDKRMFSSDKFPESDLSGNSTNVSVFVKDGKGGKKLLKPTVSNHHQKRVKAFATRGSIEGNSKFSFPSQFVRKNIRDPRLSVCKNANIINSIQIISRDGQNEANFAQYHSAPSSADGKQESKAEVKQKPRSRTMKNSEEFSGTLSSPDILPSRGYRKATTLNGLSPAEIISQKRSTVDTTEEELAISGSLQTASKKKRSKSRKKGTSAKENEIEVTINAALRKREKAEKVGRTCNAPQEPKLHTVNGVKSFKLKPLYPPTGKSVLVVESLTKAKIIQQYLGDMYEVIPSYGHVRDLAAKSRSVRPDDDFSMVWEVPSSAWPHLERMKLAISGADNLIFALDPDREGEAISWHIIEMLQKQKALREDITISRVVFHEITESSIKNALQTPRDIDVNLVHAYLAHRAFDYLIGFNISPLLWKKLPGCQSVGRLQSVALSLLCDRELEIEEFKPQKYWTVEATFSSNVASSPNKSSLRSYLTHFGSKKLNQFSIGSATEAKGIEQIVISSNFEVTAAKKTKVNIKPPTPFITSTLLQDAANKLKFSASYTMKLAQKLYEGIELTGGKVAGLITYMKTEGLHMSDEAVKEIRSLVQERYGFKFAAHSPQKFFKKVKNAQEAHEAIRPTDIRMFPSMLIKDLDEDSLKLYTLIWARAMACQMEAAQVDRMQLDIGNDTGSIFFQADCTAVDFPGYRSVYEYIKTRAIQDSDNEPTDHEELYEILSNLKQRDPLCLENVEIRQHYTQPPPRYSEASLVKKMEELGIGRPSTYATTLRVLQDRKYVTAKNLVLYPEFRGRMVSAFLSHYFKEVSDCSFASVLETELDNVSTGSTEWKRLLKDYWVRFSANCDRASKAHVQQVEKMIERTYANFLFSSLTEESRACPNCLEGTLIFKVSRYGAGFFIGCDRHPNCKFIAKTLYGEEDEEEISQNDTLLEEPKLLGTHPESGKKVLLKRGPYGSYVQLGEDRKGYLPKRSSIFQIKDVETITLEDAIDLLRYPIKVGTHPVDGQPIVIKISKAGFTVWHRCDIAPVPKNLSPNDIDMNKALKLLSGKKVRRIGRPKGKKREEEAVDDS, from the exons ATGTTTGTACGGGCGGCTTTCCGTGCTTGCCCCTCTTTGGCTATG ACACGATGTTGCACAGTACAGAGTTATGTAGCCACGTATTATTCATGCACTTCCATATGTGGATACGATGGACATACAAAAGGATCACTGTTACATTTTGTCAAGGACAGAAGAGCTTGTAAGATGACTGCTCTGCagccaaatttttttttgtgtgactGCAGTTTAAATAGTTTCAaggaatttgatgaatcaaagagttgcattcGCTCTTCGTCAATACTTGGGTTTGCATGTCATCTCTTGCCTTCTACTTCAAGTTATAGGATTTCAAGTAAGGCTGCTAAACTTGATTTTTTGGAATTTGATAAGAGGATGTTCTCTTCAGATAAATTTCCAGAATCAGACCTTAGTGGTAATAGCACTAATGTGTCTGTGTTTGTAAAAGATGGAAAAGGAGGTAAAAAACTACTGAAACCTACTGTCTCTAACCATCATCAAAAACGAGTAAAGGCATTTGCTACTCGAGGGAGTATTGAAggtaattcaaaattttcatttcctAGTCAGTTTGTTAGGAAGAACATCCGTGATCCTCGACTATCAGTTTGTAAAAATGCCAATATTATAAATTCTATTCAAATTATTTCAAGAGATGGGCAAAATGAAGCAAACTTTGCACAGTATCACTCTGCACCAAGTTCTGCTGATGGAAAACAGGAGTCAAAGGCTGAAGTAAAACAGAAGCCAAGATCAAGAACCATGAAGAACAGCGAAGAGTTTTCAGGTACATTGTCTTCTCCTGATATTCTTCCATCCAGAGGTTATAGAAAAGCTACAACACTGAATGGCCTGTCACCTGCTGAGATAA TTTCTCAGAAAAGATCAACTGTGGATACAACTGAGGAAGAACTTGCCATATCTGGCTCTCTGCAAACTGcatcaaagaaaaaaagatCAAAGTCTCGAAAGAAGGGGACATCAgctaaagaaaatgaaatagaGGTGACTATCAATGCTGCTTTACGCAAACGTGAGAAAGCAGAGAAGGTAGGTCGTACCTGCAACGCACCTCAGGAACCAAAGCTTCATACAGTTAATGGGGTCAAGTCATTTAAGTTGAAGCCTTTGTACCCTCCTACTGGGAAATCTGTTTTGGTGGTGGAGTCCCTCACTAAAGCAAAGATTATTCAGCAGTATCTTGGTGACATGTATGAAGTTATACCGAGTTATGGCCACGTAAGGGACTTGGCTGCCAAGTCAAGATCTGTACGTCCTGATGATGACTTCAGTATGGTATGGGAAGTTCCATCCTCTGCCTGGCCACATCTTGAGAGGATGAAGCTTGCAATTAGTGG AGCAGATAATCTTATTTTTGCATTAGATCCTGATCGAGAAGGAGAAGCCATTTCTTGGCACATAATTGAGATGTTGCAGAAACAGAAGGCTTTGCGTGAAGATATAACTATTTCCAGGgttgtttttcatgaaattaCGGAATCATCCATAAAAAATGCTCTTCAGACTCCAAGAGATATTGATGTTAACTTGGTCCATGCTTATCTTGCTCATCGTGCATTTGATTATTTGATTGGCTTCAACATTTCCCCTTTGCTATGGAAAAAGCTACCTGGCTGTCAATCTGTTGGGCGATTACAATCAGTTGCTCTTTCTCTTTTATGTGACAGGGAATTAGAAATCGAGGAATTCAAACCACAGAAGTATTGGACTGTAGAGGCCACATTTAGTTCAAATGTAGCATCATCACCAAACAAATCTTCTCTTCGGTCATACTTGACTCATTTTGGTTCAAAAAAACTAAATCAGTTTTCTATTGGCTCAGCCACTGAGGCAAAGGGTATCGAGCAGATAGTGATTTCGTCTAATTTTGAGGTCACTGCTGCTAAGAAAACCAAAGTGAACATTAAGCCTCCTACTCCTTTTATAACATCAACACTTCTGCAAGATGCAGCAAATAAGTTGAAATTTTCTGCTTCCTATACAATGAAGTTGGCACAGAAACTGTATGAGGGAATCGAGTTAACAGGTGGCAAGGTCGCTGGATTGATAACCTACATGAAGACTGAGGGTCTACACATGTCTGATGAAGCTGTGAAGGAAATTCGTTCTTTGGTCCAAGAGCGTTATGGTTTTAAATTTGCGGCACATAGCCctcaaaagttttttaaaaaggtAAAGAATGCCCAAGAGGCACATGAAGCCATTAGACCTACAGATATACGGATGTTTCCATCAATGCTTATCAAGGATCTTGATGAAGATTCTCTAAAACTGTATACTTTGATTTGGGCCCGTGCAATGGCCTGCCAAATGGAAGCTGCACAAGTTGATCGGATGCAGCTTGATATTGGAAATGATACTGGCTCCATTTTCTTTCAAGCTGATTGTACTGCAGTCGACTTTCCTGGGTACAGATcagtatatgaatatataaaaaCTCGGGCCATTCAAGACAGTGATAATGAACCTACTGATCATGAAGAACTTTACGAGATCCTTAGTAATCTAAAACAGAGAGATCCTTTGTGTCTTGAAAATGTGGAAATAAGACAACATTATACACAGCCTCCTCCTCGCTACTCAGAGGCATCATTGGTGAAGAAGATGGAGGAGCTCGGGATCGGAAGGCCTTCAACGTATGCAACTACACTCAGAGTTTTACAAGACAGGAAATACGTAACAGCAAAAAACCTAGTGCTATACCCTGAATTCCGTGGTCGTATGGTCTCAGCGTTTCTCTCTCACTATTTCAAGGAGGTCTCAGACTGTAGTTTTGCTTCTGTCTTGGAAACTGAGCTTGACAATGTTTCTACTGGATCAACGGAATGGAAAAGGCTCCTCAAGGACTATTGGGTTAGGTTCAGTGCTAACTGTGATCGTGCCAGCAAAGCTCATGTCCAACAAGTGGAGAAGATGATAGAGAGAACTTATGCAAATTTCCTCTTTTCCTCGCTTACTGAAGAGAGCCGAGCATGCCCCAATTGTTTGGAGGGTACTCTAATCTTCAAGGTGAGCCGTTATGGTGCAGGGTTTTTCATAGGCTGTGATCGACACCCCAATTGCAA GTTTATAGCTAAAACATTGTATGGGGAAGAGGATGAAGAGGAAATTTCTCAAAATGACACTTTACTTGAAGAACCAAAGTTGCTGGGTACACATCCCGAGTCCGGTAAGAAG GTTCTTTTGAAGCGCGGTCCTTATGGATCTTATGTGCAGCTTGGTGAAGATAGGAAAGGATATTTACCTAAACGGTCATCAATTTTTCAG aTCAAGGATGTTGAGACAATTACGCTGGAAGATGCTATTGATTTGCTTCGCTACCCTATCAAAGTG GGAACCCATCCTGTGGATGGTCAGCCAATAGTTATAAAGATATCAAAAGCGGGGTTTACTGTTTGGCATCGATGTGACATTGCTCCTGTGCCAAAG
- the LOC130803095 gene encoding uncharacterized protein LOC130803095 isoform X1 yields MFVRAAFRACPSLAMTRCCTVQSYVATYYSCTSICGYDGHTKGSLLHFVKDRRACKMTALQPNFFLCDCSLNSFKEFDESKSCIRSSSILGFACHLLPSTSSYRISSKAAKLDFLEFDKRMFSSDKFPESDLSGNSTNVSVFVKDGKGGKKLLKPTVSNHHQKRVKAFATRGSIEGNSKFSFPSQFVRKNIRDPRLSVCKNANIINSIQIISRDGQNEANFAQYHSAPSSADGKQESKAEVKQKPRSRTMKNSEEFSVSQKRSTVDTTEEELAISGSLQTASKKKRSKSRKKGTSAKENEIEVTINAALRKREKAEKVGRTCNAPQEPKLHTVNGVKSFKLKPLYPPTGKSVLVVESLTKAKIIQQYLGDMYEVIPSYGHVRDLAAKSRSVRPDDDFSMVWEVPSSAWPHLERMKLAISGADNLIFALDPDREGEAISWHIIEMLQKQKALREDITISRVVFHEITESSIKNALQTPRDIDVNLVHAYLAHRAFDYLIGFNISPLLWKKLPGCQSVGRLQSVALSLLCDRELEIEEFKPQKYWTVEATFSSNVASSPNKSSLRSYLTHFGSKKLNQFSIGSATEAKGIEQIVISSNFEVTAAKKTKVNIKPPTPFITSTLLQDAANKLKFSASYTMKLAQKLYEGIELTGGKVAGLITYMKTEGLHMSDEAVKEIRSLVQERYGFKFAAHSPQKFFKKVKNAQEAHEAIRPTDIRMFPSMLIKDLDEDSLKLYTLIWARAMACQMEAAQVDRMQLDIGNDTGSIFFQADCTAVDFPGYRSVYEYIKTRAIQDSDNEPTDHEELYEILSNLKQRDPLCLENVEIRQHYTQPPPRYSEASLVKKMEELGIGRPSTYATTLRVLQDRKYVTAKNLVLYPEFRGRMVSAFLSHYFKEVSDCSFASVLETELDNVSTGSTEWKRLLKDYWVRFSANCDRASKAHVQQVEKMIERTYANFLFSSLTEESRACPNCLEGTLIFKVSRYGAGFFIGCDRHPNCKFIAKTLYGEEDEEEISQNDTLLEEPKLLGTHPESGKKVLLKRGPYGSYVQLGEDRKGYLPKRSSIFQIKDVETITLEDAIDLLRYPIKVGTHPVDGQPIVIKISKAGFTVWHRCDIAPVPKNLSPNDIDMNKALKLLSGKKVRRIGRPKGKKREEEAVDDS; encoded by the exons ATGTTTGTACGGGCGGCTTTCCGTGCTTGCCCCTCTTTGGCTATG ACACGATGTTGCACAGTACAGAGTTATGTAGCCACGTATTATTCATGCACTTCCATATGTGGATACGATGGACATACAAAAGGATCACTGTTACATTTTGTCAAGGACAGAAGAGCTTGTAAGATGACTGCTCTGCagccaaatttttttttgtgtgactGCAGTTTAAATAGTTTCAaggaatttgatgaatcaaagagttgcattcGCTCTTCGTCAATACTTGGGTTTGCATGTCATCTCTTGCCTTCTACTTCAAGTTATAGGATTTCAAGTAAGGCTGCTAAACTTGATTTTTTGGAATTTGATAAGAGGATGTTCTCTTCAGATAAATTTCCAGAATCAGACCTTAGTGGTAATAGCACTAATGTGTCTGTGTTTGTAAAAGATGGAAAAGGAGGTAAAAAACTACTGAAACCTACTGTCTCTAACCATCATCAAAAACGAGTAAAGGCATTTGCTACTCGAGGGAGTATTGAAggtaattcaaaattttcatttcctAGTCAGTTTGTTAGGAAGAACATCCGTGATCCTCGACTATCAGTTTGTAAAAATGCCAATATTATAAATTCTATTCAAATTATTTCAAGAGATGGGCAAAATGAAGCAAACTTTGCACAGTATCACTCTGCACCAAGTTCTGCTGATGGAAAACAGGAGTCAAAGGCTGAAGTAAAACAGAAGCCAAGATCAAGAACCATGAAGAACAGCGAAGAGTTTTCAG TTTCTCAGAAAAGATCAACTGTGGATACAACTGAGGAAGAACTTGCCATATCTGGCTCTCTGCAAACTGcatcaaagaaaaaaagatCAAAGTCTCGAAAGAAGGGGACATCAgctaaagaaaatgaaatagaGGTGACTATCAATGCTGCTTTACGCAAACGTGAGAAAGCAGAGAAGGTAGGTCGTACCTGCAACGCACCTCAGGAACCAAAGCTTCATACAGTTAATGGGGTCAAGTCATTTAAGTTGAAGCCTTTGTACCCTCCTACTGGGAAATCTGTTTTGGTGGTGGAGTCCCTCACTAAAGCAAAGATTATTCAGCAGTATCTTGGTGACATGTATGAAGTTATACCGAGTTATGGCCACGTAAGGGACTTGGCTGCCAAGTCAAGATCTGTACGTCCTGATGATGACTTCAGTATGGTATGGGAAGTTCCATCCTCTGCCTGGCCACATCTTGAGAGGATGAAGCTTGCAATTAGTGG AGCAGATAATCTTATTTTTGCATTAGATCCTGATCGAGAAGGAGAAGCCATTTCTTGGCACATAATTGAGATGTTGCAGAAACAGAAGGCTTTGCGTGAAGATATAACTATTTCCAGGgttgtttttcatgaaattaCGGAATCATCCATAAAAAATGCTCTTCAGACTCCAAGAGATATTGATGTTAACTTGGTCCATGCTTATCTTGCTCATCGTGCATTTGATTATTTGATTGGCTTCAACATTTCCCCTTTGCTATGGAAAAAGCTACCTGGCTGTCAATCTGTTGGGCGATTACAATCAGTTGCTCTTTCTCTTTTATGTGACAGGGAATTAGAAATCGAGGAATTCAAACCACAGAAGTATTGGACTGTAGAGGCCACATTTAGTTCAAATGTAGCATCATCACCAAACAAATCTTCTCTTCGGTCATACTTGACTCATTTTGGTTCAAAAAAACTAAATCAGTTTTCTATTGGCTCAGCCACTGAGGCAAAGGGTATCGAGCAGATAGTGATTTCGTCTAATTTTGAGGTCACTGCTGCTAAGAAAACCAAAGTGAACATTAAGCCTCCTACTCCTTTTATAACATCAACACTTCTGCAAGATGCAGCAAATAAGTTGAAATTTTCTGCTTCCTATACAATGAAGTTGGCACAGAAACTGTATGAGGGAATCGAGTTAACAGGTGGCAAGGTCGCTGGATTGATAACCTACATGAAGACTGAGGGTCTACACATGTCTGATGAAGCTGTGAAGGAAATTCGTTCTTTGGTCCAAGAGCGTTATGGTTTTAAATTTGCGGCACATAGCCctcaaaagttttttaaaaaggtAAAGAATGCCCAAGAGGCACATGAAGCCATTAGACCTACAGATATACGGATGTTTCCATCAATGCTTATCAAGGATCTTGATGAAGATTCTCTAAAACTGTATACTTTGATTTGGGCCCGTGCAATGGCCTGCCAAATGGAAGCTGCACAAGTTGATCGGATGCAGCTTGATATTGGAAATGATACTGGCTCCATTTTCTTTCAAGCTGATTGTACTGCAGTCGACTTTCCTGGGTACAGATcagtatatgaatatataaaaaCTCGGGCCATTCAAGACAGTGATAATGAACCTACTGATCATGAAGAACTTTACGAGATCCTTAGTAATCTAAAACAGAGAGATCCTTTGTGTCTTGAAAATGTGGAAATAAGACAACATTATACACAGCCTCCTCCTCGCTACTCAGAGGCATCATTGGTGAAGAAGATGGAGGAGCTCGGGATCGGAAGGCCTTCAACGTATGCAACTACACTCAGAGTTTTACAAGACAGGAAATACGTAACAGCAAAAAACCTAGTGCTATACCCTGAATTCCGTGGTCGTATGGTCTCAGCGTTTCTCTCTCACTATTTCAAGGAGGTCTCAGACTGTAGTTTTGCTTCTGTCTTGGAAACTGAGCTTGACAATGTTTCTACTGGATCAACGGAATGGAAAAGGCTCCTCAAGGACTATTGGGTTAGGTTCAGTGCTAACTGTGATCGTGCCAGCAAAGCTCATGTCCAACAAGTGGAGAAGATGATAGAGAGAACTTATGCAAATTTCCTCTTTTCCTCGCTTACTGAAGAGAGCCGAGCATGCCCCAATTGTTTGGAGGGTACTCTAATCTTCAAGGTGAGCCGTTATGGTGCAGGGTTTTTCATAGGCTGTGATCGACACCCCAATTGCAA GTTTATAGCTAAAACATTGTATGGGGAAGAGGATGAAGAGGAAATTTCTCAAAATGACACTTTACTTGAAGAACCAAAGTTGCTGGGTACACATCCCGAGTCCGGTAAGAAG GTTCTTTTGAAGCGCGGTCCTTATGGATCTTATGTGCAGCTTGGTGAAGATAGGAAAGGATATTTACCTAAACGGTCATCAATTTTTCAG aTCAAGGATGTTGAGACAATTACGCTGGAAGATGCTATTGATTTGCTTCGCTACCCTATCAAAGTG GGAACCCATCCTGTGGATGGTCAGCCAATAGTTATAAAGATATCAAAAGCGGGGTTTACTGTTTGGCATCGATGTGACATTGCTCCTGTGCCAAAG